A genome region from Meriones unguiculatus strain TT.TT164.6M chromosome 19, Bangor_MerUng_6.1, whole genome shotgun sequence includes the following:
- the Psmg4 gene encoding proteasome assembly chaperone 4 isoform X2: MEEPRAAAGADVSLHNFSARLWEQLVHFHVMRLTDSLFLWVGATPHLRNLAVAMCSRYPGRPANRCLSATTSPTQTVTSRYS; this comes from the exons ATGGAAGAGCCCCGGGCCGCCGCGGGCGCGGACGTGTCGCTTCACAACTTCAGTGCAAGGCTGTGGGAGCAGCTCGTCCACTTCCATGTCATGCGGCTGACGGACTCGCTTTTCCTGTGGGTGGGGGCAACGCCGCATCTACGCAACCTCGCAGTGGCCATGTGCAGCCGCTAC ccAGGAAGACCAGCAAACAGGTGTTTGTCAGCTACAACCTCCCCAACACAGACAGTAACTTCACGTTACTCGTAG
- the Psmg4 gene encoding proteasome assembly chaperone 4 isoform X1, translating into MEEPRAAAGADVSLHNFSARLWEQLVHFHVMRLTDSLFLWVGATPHLRNLAVAMCSRYDSIPVCTSLFGDTSDTTSSGLAQRLARKTSKQVFVSYNLPNTDSNFTLLVENRIKEEMETFPEKF; encoded by the exons ATGGAAGAGCCCCGGGCCGCCGCGGGCGCGGACGTGTCGCTTCACAACTTCAGTGCAAGGCTGTGGGAGCAGCTCGTCCACTTCCATGTCATGCGGCTGACGGACTCGCTTTTCCTGTGGGTGGGGGCAACGCCGCATCTACGCAACCTCGCAGTGGCCATGTGCAGCCGCTAC GACTCCATCCCTGTGTGCACCTCTCTTTTTGGAGATACTTCTGACACAACCTCATCTGGCCTTGCCCAGCGCTTGG ccAGGAAGACCAGCAAACAGGTGTTTGTCAGCTACAACCTCCCCAACACAGACAGTAACTTCACGTTACTCGTAGAAAACAGGATCAAGGAAGAAATGGAGACGTTTCCGGAAAAGTTCTGA